The genome window GGGGCGGGCAAGTCTTCGCTATTGCGGCTTGCGAGTTTGCTAGAAACTCCCGACCAGGGCGAGGTCTATTACGACGGAGTCCGCGTAGACCATTTGCCTAAAAAGGAACTGAACCGCCGCAGGCTCGAAATCGGGATGATTTTCCAGAACTTCAACCTGTTCAGTTCGCGTACGGCGGGCAAGAATGTGGCTTTCCCGCTGGAACTTGCGGGCTGGAATCGTCGCGATATCGATGAGCGCGTTCACGAAATGCTTGCGCTTGTGGGACTCGAAGACCGCGAAAAGTCCCCGATCGCAACGCTTTCGGGCGGTCAAAAGCAGCGCGTGGCAATTGCGCGCGCCCTGGCCCCGAGGCCGAACATTCTTTTTTGCGACGAGGCGACGAGTGCGCTTGACCCGCAGACGACTCACGAAATCTTGGACCTGATCAAGAAAATCCACGCGAACATGAACTTGACGGTGGTCATGATTACGCACCAGATGGAAGTGGTGCGGGATGCGTGCCAATACGTGGCGGTCATCGACAAGGGCTGTGTGGTAGAGACAGGCGCGGTGTCGGATGTATTCCGTTCGCCCAAGCACGAAATTACCCGCGAGTTCCTTTCGAATATTCGTCGTAGCGAAATTTCTGTCGAGTCGGCAATCGCCTATTTGCAGGACAACGGTTACGAGGTGAGTAAAAGATGAGCCCGATAACGGAACTGGTGTTGCAGTCTACATGGGAAACCGTGGTCATGGTTTTCTTTTCGACTTTGTTTGCGGTGCTTCTCGGGTTCCCGTTGGGCATTTTCCTGTTCGTGACATCTCCACGGGGAATCGCTCCCAAGATTGTTCCGTACCAGCTGATTAGCCGTATCGTGAACACGCTACGTTCTTTCCCTTTCGTGATTCTGATGATTGTAATGTTCCCGCTTTCGCGCGTGGTGCTGGGAACGGCGATTGGGACGGAGGCGACGATCATTCCGCTTTCTGTTGCGGCGGCTCCCTTTATTGCGCGCCTTACCGAGACCGCGTTGAACGAGGTGGACAAGGGCGTCATTCAGGCGGCGGTTGCCATGGGCGCTTCCAAGCGGCAGGTGGTGCGGAAGGTGATGATTCCCGAGGCGCTTCCGTCAATTATTTCGGGTATTACCTTGACGATTATTACGCTGATTGGCTATTCTGCGATGGCGGGGGCTATTGGCGGGGGAGGCCTTGGCGACCTAGCTATTCGCTACGGCTACCAGCGATTCCGCACCGATGTGATGATTGAATCGGTCGTTATCATTATCGTTATGGTAGAGGTCATCCAGTTCCTGGGCAACAAGGCCGCGGCCCTAGTGGCAAAAT of Fibrobacter sp. UWH4 contains these proteins:
- a CDS encoding methionine ABC transporter ATP-binding protein, which encodes MQLKLEHLNKTYTTKRASVTAVKDISLDFPDNAIIGIIGKSGAGKSSLLRLASLLETPDQGEVYYDGVRVDHLPKKELNRRRLEIGMIFQNFNLFSSRTAGKNVAFPLELAGWNRRDIDERVHEMLALVGLEDREKSPIATLSGGQKQRVAIARALAPRPNILFCDEATSALDPQTTHEILDLIKKIHANMNLTVVMITHQMEVVRDACQYVAVIDKGCVVETGAVSDVFRSPKHEITREFLSNIRRSEISVESAIAYLQDNGYEVSKR
- a CDS encoding methionine ABC transporter permease, which translates into the protein MSPITELVLQSTWETVVMVFFSTLFAVLLGFPLGIFLFVTSPRGIAPKIVPYQLISRIVNTLRSFPFVILMIVMFPLSRVVLGTAIGTEATIIPLSVAAAPFIARLTETALNEVDKGVIQAAVAMGASKRQVVRKVMIPEALPSIISGITLTIITLIGYSAMAGAIGGGGLGDLAIRYGYQRFRTDVMIESVVIIIVMVEVIQFLGNKAAALVAKYPLGSFGRSKKVK